A stretch of Cytophagales bacterium DNA encodes these proteins:
- a CDS encoding amidohydrolase family protein, giving the protein MNKPILIGSVLLLTLLSCQPGGELFENALCIQNITIIDPIDGLKENQTLVIKDGKIHRVAPSAELKLSDQNTIIDGTGKYLIPGLWDTHVHFSYMEELAPRMLDLFLAYGITSVRDTGGDINFVNQWKQKALSNPTGAPRVMIAGPLLDGLPNVYDGSDPGHPPLSVGLGTVADVQDQIELLDSMDVDLLKAYEMLTPEQFATVTKMAREKGLKVTGHVPLSMDVISASNAGLNSMEHMRNLEISCASNWEALLQQRRDMLFSGRTDKGGILRSRIHAAQRPIAIENYDEGRANEVLGVLATNETWQIPTLTLATNVTERPFAEVQYQESFKYLPENVENQWKQNIEDFVNTRQPTEFQLEYTTWFRNMVGKVHVAGIDIMAGTDCPIFFLTPGRSLHQELVVLVNAGLSPLDALKTATYNPARYFNMENELGTIKENHWADLLILDANPLENIDHTRQINAVIKQGNYMDRARLDEMLAELDKL; this is encoded by the coding sequence ATGAATAAGCCCATCTTGATTGGTAGCGTGTTGCTACTAACGCTCCTCAGTTGTCAACCTGGCGGAGAATTATTCGAAAATGCCCTGTGTATCCAAAATATCACCATCATCGATCCCATCGATGGGCTCAAAGAGAATCAGACATTAGTCATCAAGGATGGAAAGATCCATCGGGTTGCTCCTTCAGCAGAACTAAAGCTATCTGACCAAAACACAATCATCGATGGCACTGGAAAATACCTGATTCCCGGACTTTGGGATACCCACGTGCATTTCTCATACATGGAAGAATTGGCTCCTCGGATGTTGGATCTTTTTCTTGCTTATGGCATCACCAGTGTCCGTGATACTGGCGGTGATATCAACTTCGTTAATCAATGGAAACAAAAAGCCTTGAGCAATCCGACCGGTGCTCCGCGAGTAATGATCGCAGGTCCGCTGCTGGATGGCCTTCCTAACGTATACGATGGTAGCGATCCTGGGCACCCTCCCCTTTCTGTTGGACTGGGTACCGTGGCCGACGTACAGGATCAAATTGAACTATTGGACAGCATGGATGTAGACTTGCTGAAAGCGTACGAGATGCTCACCCCGGAACAGTTCGCAACGGTTACAAAAATGGCTCGGGAAAAGGGTCTCAAAGTAACCGGTCATGTACCGCTGAGTATGGATGTGATCTCGGCCTCTAATGCCGGATTGAACAGCATGGAGCATATGCGTAACCTGGAGATATCATGCGCCTCCAACTGGGAAGCCTTGCTTCAACAACGCCGGGACATGTTGTTTTCAGGAAGGACCGACAAAGGGGGTATACTTCGCTCGAGGATCCATGCGGCCCAGCGACCCATTGCCATTGAAAACTACGACGAGGGTCGTGCCAATGAAGTGCTTGGTGTGTTGGCCACCAATGAAACCTGGCAGATCCCTACCCTGACCTTAGCGACGAATGTCACGGAAAGGCCTTTTGCCGAAGTACAGTATCAGGAGAGCTTCAAGTATTTACCTGAAAATGTTGAAAATCAATGGAAACAGAACATTGAAGACTTTGTGAATACTCGACAACCCACGGAATTTCAGTTGGAATACACCACATGGTTTCGAAACATGGTAGGTAAAGTGCATGTAGCGGGCATTGATATCATGGCGGGAACGGATTGCCCTATTTTCTTTTTGACTCCAGGACGAAGCTTACATCAGGAGTTGGTTGTCCTGGTGAATGCCGGACTTTCTCCGTTAGACGCCCTAAAAACAGCTACTTACAACCCGGCCAGGTACTTCAACATGGAGAATGAATTGGGAACAATCAAGGAAAACCATTGGGCAGATCTGCTGATACTGGATGCCAACCCTCTGGAGAACATTGATCATACCCGGCAAATCAATGCGGTGATCAAGCAAGGAAACTATATGGATAGAGCACGGTTAGATGAAATGTTGGCGGAGTTGGATAAGCTGTAA
- a CDS encoding CotH kinase family protein, whose product MHRLLLVICFLFLNLIAFGQVDHWESVVLPEDSWQYLVPDEQPDVSWTSLSFDDSNWSTGNSGIGYGDGDDATLIDATLSLYMRYEFEIVTVDEIESLLLDMDFDDGFVAYLNGTEIARAFVSGDVPAFDQGANDFHEAKLYTGQVPDRFEVDHELLVNGTNVLAVEVHNENINSSDLTALPVLSVGLNTSSSAYRDVPSWFSAPFLSTEFTSSNLPIVIIETENGQSIPDEPKIWAQMSIIDNGAGERNFLTDIDNSESLDFSGLIGIEIRGSSSQLLDKKQYALTTFEDRQDKDNVSLLGLPEENDWILNGLAFDQSLMRDYLSYQMALKTGQYASRGIYCEMVLNGDYRGIYILQEKLKADDDRIDINKIGAFDNSDDLITGGYITKADKTEGNDFAAWTMPSNTGATVAFIHEVPKDDEVTNAQDGYIEGVFLDLADESRNNNLSLEDGYPSIIDIPSFIDFMIINELASNVDGYQFSTFFHKDRNAKLRAGPVWDFNLTYGNDLFQFGLDRSHEDVWQFDNGDNEGAMFWKDLFESEPFRCHMASRWHELTTEGQPLHPESIFQFMDEVILLLEEARPREQARWNTLGNYEAHIDIMKEWITDRIQWITTNLGAPRACLGEDVPSLIISKINYNPGSQGGFDEKDLEFVAVTNIGNATVDLTGVYFGGTDLVYQFDPNTFLNAGSTVYLANESLAFRSVYGFTPYDEFNRSLDNESETLLLLNGFGNVIDEVTYYNTAPWPEAANGLGEFMEVIDPNADNNDPSNWQIGEFGEILNLENNPEPRLSIYPNPAIERVMISAPSRIKVINLRDLSGKLIERFEVNRAEFELPLKRSYKGLYLVEIETVTKHYLRKLAIGE is encoded by the coding sequence ATGCATCGATTGCTACTTGTTATCTGTTTTTTGTTTCTCAACCTGATCGCTTTTGGCCAGGTAGATCACTGGGAAAGTGTGGTACTGCCCGAAGATTCGTGGCAATACCTGGTTCCTGATGAACAACCTGATGTTTCCTGGACCTCCCTTTCATTTGATGATTCAAATTGGTCAACCGGAAATTCCGGCATCGGATACGGAGACGGAGATGATGCAACTCTCATCGATGCTACTTTATCGCTGTACATGAGGTACGAATTTGAAATCGTGACCGTCGATGAAATTGAATCGCTGCTGCTAGACATGGACTTTGACGATGGATTCGTCGCCTACCTGAACGGTACTGAAATCGCCCGTGCATTTGTTTCCGGAGATGTTCCTGCTTTTGATCAAGGTGCCAACGACTTTCATGAGGCCAAGCTCTACACCGGACAAGTTCCCGATCGTTTTGAAGTCGATCATGAATTGCTGGTCAATGGAACCAATGTACTGGCCGTGGAAGTGCATAATGAAAACATCAACTCCTCAGACTTAACTGCCCTACCTGTTTTATCAGTGGGTCTTAATACTTCGAGTAGCGCTTACCGGGACGTTCCTTCCTGGTTTAGTGCGCCATTTCTTTCTACTGAATTCACTTCGTCGAATCTTCCTATTGTGATCATCGAAACGGAAAATGGTCAGAGCATTCCCGATGAACCCAAGATCTGGGCGCAAATGTCCATCATTGATAATGGAGCTGGTGAACGTAATTTCCTGACCGATATAGACAATTCTGAAAGCCTCGATTTCTCAGGATTGATCGGTATAGAAATACGGGGCAGCTCTTCTCAATTACTCGACAAAAAACAGTATGCACTCACGACGTTTGAAGACCGGCAGGACAAAGACAATGTCAGTTTATTGGGCTTACCCGAGGAAAATGACTGGATACTCAATGGCCTGGCTTTTGACCAATCTTTGATGCGTGATTACCTCAGTTACCAGATGGCCTTGAAAACCGGACAATATGCTTCGCGAGGCATCTACTGTGAAATGGTATTGAATGGGGACTATCGGGGCATCTATATCCTACAGGAAAAACTAAAGGCCGATGATGATCGCATTGACATCAATAAAATCGGGGCTTTCGATAATTCAGATGATCTGATCACCGGTGGTTACATTACCAAAGCAGACAAAACCGAAGGGAATGACTTTGCTGCCTGGACCATGCCCTCCAATACGGGCGCAACAGTCGCATTTATTCATGAAGTGCCTAAGGATGACGAGGTGACCAACGCTCAGGATGGATATATTGAAGGCGTTTTCCTCGACCTGGCCGATGAATCGCGTAACAATAATTTGTCACTGGAAGATGGTTATCCATCTATCATTGATATTCCTTCTTTTATTGATTTTATGATCATCAATGAATTGGCTTCTAATGTAGATGGGTACCAATTCAGCACGTTTTTTCACAAAGACAGAAACGCCAAACTCAGGGCAGGACCCGTCTGGGATTTCAACCTGACCTACGGCAATGATTTGTTCCAGTTTGGATTGGACAGGAGTCATGAAGACGTCTGGCAGTTTGACAATGGTGACAATGAAGGTGCAATGTTTTGGAAAGACCTGTTTGAAAGCGAACCCTTTCGCTGCCATATGGCCAGCAGATGGCATGAATTGACAACCGAAGGCCAGCCCTTACATCCCGAATCTATTTTTCAATTCATGGATGAAGTGATCCTCTTGCTGGAAGAAGCAAGGCCCAGAGAACAAGCACGATGGAATACGCTGGGCAACTATGAGGCGCATATTGACATCATGAAGGAATGGATCACTGACCGTATCCAGTGGATTACAACAAATTTGGGGGCACCCAGGGCTTGCCTCGGTGAAGATGTTCCGTCATTGATTATTTCAAAAATCAACTACAATCCTGGCTCGCAAGGTGGTTTTGATGAAAAAGACCTGGAGTTTGTGGCTGTCACGAATATTGGCAACGCCACTGTCGACCTGACCGGGGTATATTTTGGAGGAACAGACCTTGTCTATCAATTCGATCCCAACACCTTCCTAAATGCTGGTAGTACAGTCTATCTGGCCAATGAAAGTTTGGCTTTTCGTTCGGTTTACGGGTTTACTCCTTATGATGAATTCAACCGCAGCCTGGACAATGAAAGTGAAACGCTTTTGCTATTGAATGGATTCGGTAATGTCATCGATGAAGTGACTTACTACAATACCGCTCCGTGGCCTGAAGCTGCCAATGGTCTTGGAGAATTCATGGAAGTCATTGATCCCAATGCGGACAATAATGATCCGTCCAACTGGCAAATCGGTGAATTCGGTGAAATTCTCAATCTCGAAAACAACCCAGAACCACGCCTTAGTATCTATCCAAATCCAGCCATAGAGCGTGTCATGATCTCCGCTCCTTCACGGATAAAAGTCATCAACCTCAGGGACCTTTCAGGTAAATTGATTGAACGATTTGAGGTTAACAGGGCTGAATTTGAATTACCTCTTAAGCGTTCTTATAAGGGGCTGTATTTGGTGGAGATCGAAACAGTAACTAAACATTACCTAAGAAAGCTGGCAATAGGTGAGTAG
- a CDS encoding GIY-YIG nuclease family protein, translating to MTKGGYVYIVTNKNRTTLYIGVTSHLQARIYEHKSGHGSAFTKQYNCTDLVYYEVFEDIESAIAREKQLKKWRREFKDNIIRDFNPDWRNLYDDILDHN from the coding sequence ATGACTAAAGGCGGCTATGTCTACATTGTAACAAACAAGAACAGAACTACACTTTATATTGGAGTAACGAGCCATTTACAAGCCAGAATTTATGAACACAAATCAGGTCACGGTTCTGCTTTTACCAAACAATACAATTGTACTGACTTGGTCTATTATGAAGTTTTTGAAGACATAGAATCTGCAATTGCAAGAGAAAAACAACTCAAGAAATGGAGGCGGGAGTTCAAGGATAACATCATCAGAGATTTCAATCCTGATTGGAGGAATTTGTATGACGATATATTAGATCACAATTAA